In one Nicotiana sylvestris chromosome 8, ASM39365v2, whole genome shotgun sequence genomic region, the following are encoded:
- the LOC104219437 gene encoding uncharacterized protein yields MWALKRLNLDWAEAANLRLTQLNEMEEFCFYAYESSVVYKERIKFVHDKKILKREFKLGDLFLLFNSRIKLFPDKLKSKWSGPFKVVNASPFGDVELDSEDGLRTFKVNGQRVKHYLGTDGEKHLVEQLSLKDGLRLTNV; encoded by the coding sequence atgtgggcatTAAAAAGGTTGAACTTGGACTGGGCTGAAGCTGCGAATTTGAGGCTaacacaactcaatgaaatggagGAATTCTGTTTCTATGCATATGAAAGTTCAGTTGTGTATAAAGAAAGGATAAAGTTCGTCCACGACAAAAAGATCTTGAAACGGGAGTTCAAGTTGGGTGACTTGTTCTTGCTCTTTAACTCAAGGATCAAATTGTTTCCGGACAAGCTCAAATCAAAATGGTCTGGTCCATTCAAGGTGGTCAATGCCTCTCCTTTTGGAGATGTGGAACTAGACTCGGAGGATGGGCTCCGAACCTTCAAAGTAAATGGCCAGCGAGTTAAGCATTACTTGGGCACAGATGGAGAAAAACACTTGGTGGAGCAGTTGTCTCTTAAAGATGGTCTACGCCTGACCAACGTGTGA
- the LOC138875714 gene encoding uncharacterized protein, translating to MPGFAKYLKDLVTKKRTTKNEVVNVTHRVSSIIATSTVQQKEDPGAFVIPCIIGAHDFAIALCDNEASINLMPLSIYKQAGLVGKFHLPADFIILDCAVDKKIPIILGRPFLATGRALIDSEQNEIKFRVNDEEVTFQEIKGMKLSYEYESIWVIDVVGEVEYAVEMKMDEQCLGEALAAILVNFDGEDMQGYMESVNAL from the exons atgccgggttttgctaaatatttgaaagacttggttaccaagaagagaaccaccaaaaatgaagtggtgaatgtgactcaccgggttagttccatcattgcaacaTCCACCGTTCAACAGAAAGAAGACCCGGGAGCTTTCGTCATTCCTTGTATTATTGGGGCACATGATTTTGCAATAGCCCTTTGTGATAACGAGGCTAGCATCAACCTAATGCCTCTTTCCATTTACAAGCAAGCAGGGTTAG TGGGAAAGTTTCATTTACCCGCCGATTTCATAATACTTGATTGTGCGGTTGACAAAAAGATCCCTATAATTTTGGGGAGACCATTCCTAGCCACCGGAAGAGCACTAATCGATTCAGAACAGAATGAGATCAAATTCCGGGTGAATGATGAAGAGGTCACATTCCAAGAAATCAAGGGTATGAAACTATCATATGAATATGAAAGCATCtgggtgattgatgttgttggtGAGGTGGAATATGCGGTTGAAATGAAGATGGATGAACAATGCCTTGGTGAGGCGTTGGCGGCTATTTTGGTGAACTTTGATGGTGAAGATATGCAAGGCTATATGGAATCAGTCAATGCATTGTAG